Proteins encoded by one window of Tunturibacter psychrotolerans:
- the alaS gene encoding alanine--tRNA ligase: MINRSGSQIREDFLRFFEGKGHRRVHSSSLVPANDPTLLFTNAGMNQFKDVFLGNEKRDYTRAVSSQKCVRAGGKHNDLENVGFTRRHHTFFEMLGNFSFGDYFKKDAIAYAWELLTSNHDHCFGIDPSRLYVTIFEGDAKVPRDDEAEKFWIEIGVPKERIFGMSAKDNFWQMGDTGPCGPCSEIFYDMGMGAAEEAGVDKPFPHDDQRYVEVWNLVFMQFDRSSDGTLTPLPKPSIDTGMGLERIAAVLQGVLSNFETDLFTPLIVRAEELTGHKVEPEHAVDERSRASLRIIADHARAATFLISDGVLPANEGRGYVLRKILRRGIRHGRLLGQEKPFMYEMVFAVRDEMQVAYPELKETAERVTKVVLAEEEQFARVLGQAERELDTAFYSARRDAQRPVILSNKPPVRVDLIELAITTVESNPGLTLEDVRKNHLPTLPDAYFEIASRAMREAKPILDGSAAFRIYETFGMPLDFMVDAARDAGIKFDHEGFEKAKEEEQQRARASWKGGSQKSAAPVYRELPKTEFEGYSTLRVDGAKVLALVKDGVGVPELKGGESGEVVLDATSFYADSGGQVGDQGWLYSGDHNLVVAEVSGATKPVQGVFAHRVRANHTIAVGDTVDTVVDGLVRAATTRNHTGTHLLHAALREVLGKHVKQAGSLNDATRLRFDFSHFTGVAEEELREVEEIVNRQVMGNTKVETLVDVPIDVAVNELGAMALFGEKYGEKVRVVKIGDFSTELCGGIHTGATGEIGVIKVVGEGSVSSGVRRVEAVSGTGALHEFRRDFDVARVVGAMLGSSGDGVTPAEALRARITVQEEEMKKLRRELDAVRMKAAASSMSDAASSAVEVKGVKVLAQRVDGVEKAQMRELVDSLRIKLGSGVVVLGAAVDGKVSLIVGVTKDLTSRVQAGKIVGQLAAQVGGKGGGRPDLAEAGGSDVGSLDAALKSAAEVVGGLLG; this comes from the coding sequence ATGATTAATCGTTCGGGCAGCCAGATTCGGGAAGATTTTTTGCGGTTTTTTGAGGGCAAGGGGCATCGGCGGGTGCACTCTTCTTCGCTGGTGCCGGCGAACGATCCTACGCTGCTGTTTACCAATGCGGGGATGAATCAGTTCAAGGATGTTTTTCTTGGGAACGAGAAGCGGGATTACACGCGGGCGGTGAGTTCGCAGAAGTGTGTGCGGGCCGGAGGCAAGCATAACGATCTGGAGAACGTTGGGTTTACGCGGCGGCACCATACCTTCTTTGAGATGTTGGGGAATTTTTCTTTTGGGGACTACTTCAAGAAAGATGCGATTGCTTACGCTTGGGAGCTGCTGACTTCGAATCATGATCATTGCTTTGGGATCGATCCTTCGCGGCTTTATGTGACGATCTTTGAGGGTGATGCGAAGGTTCCGCGGGATGATGAGGCGGAGAAGTTCTGGATTGAGATTGGGGTGCCGAAGGAGAGGATCTTTGGGATGTCGGCCAAGGATAACTTCTGGCAGATGGGAGATACGGGGCCTTGTGGGCCTTGTAGTGAGATCTTTTACGACATGGGGATGGGGGCTGCGGAGGAGGCGGGAGTTGATAAGCCGTTTCCGCACGATGATCAGCGATATGTCGAGGTATGGAATCTGGTGTTCATGCAGTTCGACCGGTCGAGCGATGGGACGCTGACTCCGCTGCCTAAACCGTCGATTGATACGGGGATGGGGTTGGAGCGGATTGCTGCGGTGCTGCAGGGAGTGCTGTCGAACTTTGAGACGGATCTGTTTACTCCGCTGATTGTGCGGGCGGAGGAGCTGACCGGGCATAAAGTGGAACCCGAGCATGCTGTCGATGAGCGCTCGCGTGCGAGCTTGAGGATTATTGCGGATCATGCGCGGGCGGCTACGTTTTTGATATCGGATGGGGTGCTGCCTGCGAATGAGGGCAGAGGGTATGTGCTGCGGAAGATTCTGCGGCGTGGGATTCGGCATGGACGGCTGCTGGGGCAGGAAAAGCCGTTTATGTATGAGATGGTGTTCGCGGTTCGGGATGAGATGCAGGTGGCTTATCCGGAGTTGAAGGAGACTGCGGAGCGGGTGACTAAGGTGGTGCTGGCGGAGGAGGAGCAGTTTGCTCGGGTTCTTGGCCAAGCAGAAAGGGAGCTGGATACTGCCTTTTATTCGGCAAGACGCGACGCGCAACGGCCAGTGATACTCAGCAATAAACCTCCAGTTCGAGTCGATCTAATCGAACTAGCGATTACCACGGTGGAGAGCAATCCAGGGCTGACTTTAGAAGATGTACGGAAGAATCACCTCCCCACTCTTCCTGATGCCTATTTCGAGATTGCGAGCAGGGCAATGCGCGAGGCAAAGCCGATTTTAGATGGCTCAGCAGCTTTTCGCATATACGAGACGTTCGGCATGCCGCTGGATTTTATGGTTGATGCTGCCCGGGATGCCGGAATCAAATTTGACCATGAAGGTTTTGAAAAGGCGAAGGAAGAGGAGCAGCAGCGGGCTCGGGCTTCGTGGAAGGGTGGGTCGCAGAAGTCGGCGGCGCCGGTTTATCGGGAGTTGCCGAAGACGGAGTTTGAAGGGTACTCGACGCTGCGGGTTGATGGCGCGAAGGTGTTGGCGCTGGTGAAGGATGGCGTTGGTGTGCCGGAGTTGAAGGGTGGCGAGTCGGGTGAGGTGGTGCTCGATGCTACGAGTTTCTATGCGGACTCGGGTGGGCAGGTTGGAGATCAGGGGTGGTTGTACTCAGGGGATCACAACCTAGTGGTGGCTGAGGTGAGTGGCGCGACCAAGCCGGTGCAGGGTGTGTTTGCGCATAGGGTGAGGGCGAACCATACGATTGCTGTGGGCGATACGGTGGATACGGTGGTCGATGGTTTGGTGCGGGCAGCTACGACGCGCAATCATACGGGGACGCATCTGTTGCATGCGGCGTTGCGCGAGGTGCTGGGGAAGCATGTGAAGCAGGCGGGGTCGTTGAACGATGCGACGCGACTGCGGTTTGATTTTTCGCACTTCACGGGTGTGGCTGAGGAGGAGTTGCGTGAGGTTGAGGAGATTGTGAACCGGCAGGTGATGGGGAATACGAAGGTGGAGACGCTGGTGGATGTGCCGATCGACGTGGCGGTGAATGAGCTGGGGGCGATGGCGCTGTTTGGTGAGAAGTATGGCGAGAAGGTAAGGGTGGTGAAGATCGGCGACTTTTCGACTGAGCTTTGCGGTGGGATTCATACGGGGGCTACGGGCGAGATTGGTGTGATTAAGGTGGTGGGGGAGGGGTCGGTGTCTTCGGGCGTGCGGCGCGTGGAGGCGGTGAGCGGGACGGGTGCGCTGCATGAGTTTAGGCGCGACTTCGATGTGGCTCGTGTGGTGGGTGCGATGTTGGGGAGTTCTGGTGATGGCGTAACTCCGGCGGAGGCGCTGCGGGCTCGGATTACGGTGCAGGAAGAGGAGATGAAGAAGCTGCGGCGGGAGCTGGATGCGGTGCGGATGAAGGCGGCTGCTTCGTCGATGTCGGATGCGGCTTCGTCGGCTGTGGAGGTGAAGGGCGTGAAGGTGCTGGCGCAGCGGGTGGATGGTGTGGAGAAGGCTCAGATGCGGGAGCTGGTGGATTCGCTGCGTATCAAGTTGGGGAGCGGCGTAGTGGTGTTAGGCGCTGCTGTTGATGGGAAGGTTTCGTTGATTGTGGGCGTGACGAAGGATCTGACTTCGCGGGTACAGGCGGGGAAGATTGTTGGGCAGCTTGCGGCTCAGGTTGGAGGGAAGGGTGGGGGACGGCCTGATCTGGCAGAGGCTGGAGGGAGCGATGTGGGTTCGCTGGATGCGGCCTTGAAGAGTGCGGCTGAGGTGGTGGGTGGGTTGTTGGGGTAG
- a CDS encoding GNAT family N-acetyltransferase: MNNTALDFKIREFEPGDETAFRLLNEEWITREFVLEPKDIYSLSNPQATILDRGGRIFFAIQNGEAVGCCALVAMQPGEFEVAKMAVTQSCQGSGIGRRLLEKVVAEARISGATRLYLETNHKLTPAIHLYEAVGFRRLPPDRVMPSPYARADVSMELSFPTP; this comes from the coding sequence GTGAACAACACTGCTCTGGACTTCAAAATCCGCGAATTTGAACCAGGGGACGAGACCGCCTTCCGCCTCCTCAACGAAGAGTGGATCACCCGCGAGTTCGTTCTCGAGCCGAAGGACATCTACTCCCTCTCGAACCCCCAGGCGACTATTCTCGATCGCGGCGGCAGAATCTTCTTCGCTATTCAAAACGGCGAGGCTGTCGGATGTTGCGCTCTCGTCGCCATGCAACCCGGAGAGTTCGAAGTTGCCAAGATGGCCGTGACGCAATCCTGTCAGGGCTCAGGAATCGGTCGCCGCCTCCTCGAAAAGGTCGTCGCCGAAGCAAGGATTTCGGGCGCAACTCGCCTCTATCTCGAGACCAACCACAAGCTCACCCCTGCGATTCACCTCTACGAAGCAGTCGGCTTCCGGCGGCTTCCGCCCGACCGCGTAATGCCTTCCCCCTATGCCCGTGCAGACGTCTCGATGGAACTATCCTTCCCCACTCCGTAG
- a CDS encoding N-acetylmuramoyl-L-alanine amidase, with translation MGLGKTIRGFWWGGACAVVLGGAMVQVLPAKPAQKRHAELSAWEQAERGRETLEAMPDGTRTKADYTRAMDGFRAVYHESPRDVHAPDSVNAVAELLAEQGRGLHDAKSLKAAVGQYEFLRTQYPGSSLRVSALLAEGQIYENDLHDAEAARERYSLLVKQYPRSEKAEEARAGLASLEQGAGRGVQDAAVTPAPAPVVPSATKEIGTGGVSATASGAGDSKAAGAVPAGVSSPMDEAVDAAAGGALAGEAQGAGAQGAAPMHVAKTLRRGHLAQVAGIRHWSTPNYTRVAIDLGDDVTYEAARVPNPDRIYFDLHGTRLAQELVGKSFAVTDDGYLKRIRAAQFSNDMTRVVLDVNDVTEYSAFLLPNPYRLIIDIHGGSKAEPGAPAVNVPMQRAAAAAPTVPNTTAVKSGSSFDVAALSAQPGRVEATSEPTSQPISAVVAGKKDSGAEPAGVAEGGVAAAVGAVPDVPLAVPTKRLKKGKAVKDADAVPARAAVPTADGETSMVRALGLKIGRIVIDAGHGGHDSGTLGVDGIEEKDVVLDVALRLGKLLHDRLGAEIIYTRSDDTFIPLETRTAIANKAQADLFLSIHANSSADASARGVETYYLNFTSSPDALETAARENAVSDQSIHQLSDLVKKITLKDKIEESREFAADVEQSLYGGLQRGNAGLKDRGVKKAPFVVLIGANMPSILAEISFVTNAKDARQLQQPDYRERVAESLYKGVAKYAGGLSGAKVPTERASGN, from the coding sequence ATGGGCTTAGGGAAGACAATACGTGGTTTTTGGTGGGGCGGCGCTTGCGCGGTAGTGCTGGGCGGCGCGATGGTGCAGGTTCTGCCTGCGAAGCCGGCGCAGAAGAGACATGCGGAGTTGAGCGCGTGGGAGCAGGCGGAGCGGGGACGCGAGACGCTGGAGGCGATGCCGGATGGGACGCGGACCAAGGCGGACTATACGCGGGCGATGGATGGGTTTCGTGCGGTGTACCACGAGTCGCCGAGGGATGTGCATGCTCCCGATAGCGTGAATGCGGTGGCGGAGTTACTGGCTGAGCAGGGGCGCGGACTGCATGATGCGAAGAGTCTGAAGGCGGCGGTGGGGCAGTATGAGTTTTTGCGGACGCAATATCCGGGGAGTTCGTTGCGGGTGAGTGCGCTGCTGGCGGAGGGGCAGATCTATGAGAATGATCTGCATGATGCGGAGGCGGCGCGGGAGAGATATTCGCTGCTGGTGAAACAGTATCCGCGAAGCGAAAAGGCGGAGGAGGCGCGAGCTGGGCTGGCTTCGTTGGAGCAAGGGGCAGGGCGTGGGGTACAGGATGCTGCGGTTACTCCGGCTCCGGCTCCGGTTGTGCCTTCTGCGACGAAGGAGATTGGAACGGGTGGGGTTTCGGCGACTGCTTCGGGTGCGGGGGATTCGAAGGCGGCGGGTGCAGTACCGGCGGGAGTTTCGTCGCCGATGGATGAGGCCGTCGATGCGGCTGCGGGTGGGGCTTTGGCTGGTGAAGCGCAGGGTGCGGGGGCGCAGGGTGCTGCGCCGATGCATGTTGCGAAGACGCTGCGGCGAGGGCATTTGGCGCAGGTGGCGGGGATTCGGCATTGGTCGACGCCGAACTATACGCGGGTGGCGATCGACCTGGGCGATGATGTGACGTATGAGGCGGCAAGGGTGCCGAATCCGGATCGGATTTATTTCGATCTGCATGGAACACGGCTGGCGCAGGAGCTGGTGGGGAAGAGCTTTGCGGTGACCGATGATGGATATTTGAAGAGGATCCGGGCGGCGCAGTTTTCTAACGACATGACGCGCGTGGTGCTGGATGTAAATGATGTGACCGAGTACTCGGCGTTTCTGCTGCCGAATCCCTATCGCTTAATTATAGATATCCACGGCGGGAGCAAGGCGGAGCCGGGTGCGCCGGCGGTGAACGTTCCGATGCAGAGGGCGGCGGCTGCTGCTCCGACAGTGCCGAATACGACGGCGGTGAAGTCGGGGAGTTCGTTTGATGTAGCGGCGCTGAGTGCGCAGCCGGGAAGAGTGGAGGCTACCAGTGAGCCGACCTCGCAGCCGATCTCGGCGGTGGTTGCGGGGAAAAAAGATTCGGGTGCGGAACCGGCTGGCGTGGCTGAAGGTGGCGTTGCGGCTGCGGTTGGAGCTGTTCCTGATGTGCCGCTGGCGGTGCCGACGAAACGGTTGAAGAAGGGTAAGGCCGTGAAGGATGCGGATGCTGTGCCGGCGAGGGCGGCGGTGCCTACGGCGGATGGCGAGACGTCGATGGTGCGAGCGCTGGGGTTGAAGATCGGGCGGATCGTGATCGATGCCGGTCATGGGGGGCATGACTCAGGGACGTTGGGCGTCGATGGGATTGAAGAGAAGGATGTCGTGCTGGATGTGGCGCTGCGGCTGGGCAAACTGCTGCATGACCGGCTGGGGGCGGAGATTATTTATACGCGGTCGGACGATACGTTTATTCCGCTGGAGACACGGACAGCGATTGCGAATAAGGCACAGGCGGATCTGTTTCTTTCGATTCATGCGAACTCGTCCGCGGATGCAAGTGCGCGTGGGGTGGAGACTTATTATCTGAACTTCACTTCGTCGCCGGATGCGCTGGAGACGGCTGCGCGAGAGAACGCGGTGTCGGATCAGTCGATTCATCAGTTGAGCGATCTGGTGAAGAAGATTACGTTGAAGGACAAGATCGAGGAGTCTCGTGAGTTCGCGGCGGATGTAGAGCAGAGTTTGTATGGCGGGTTGCAGCGAGGCAATGCGGGGTTGAAGGATCGCGGGGTGAAGAAGGCTCCGTTTGTGGTGCTGATTGGGGCGAATATGCCCTCGATTCTGGCGGAGATTTCATTTGTCACGAATGCGAAGGACGCTCGGCAGCTACAGCAGCCGGATTATCGGGAGCGGGTGGCGGAGAGTCTATATAAAGGTGTCGCGAAGTATGCAGGTGGGTTGAGTGGGGCGAAGGTACCAACTGAGCGGGCTAGCGGGAACTGA
- a CDS encoding DUF6599 family protein, which yields MGFSSRMRVVAAVLLAFAMVGASAISLEGQTAKVMLAEPPAPLLPESLREGPDHEAGNGVPSWSGADGPVLIEDGLRRYERGGPQIPTAGGAASAGTITVYQFEDATGAAAAYDYLYRSAPYVVRSGVSVVAANLKGSSASAEALLRTVETGLPKVGGPKGMSPLLPTYLPTKGLEKGSQRYALGPVGYKAMGGVLPPEIVGFDKAAEVVTAKYEGKGTLTMLLYPTPQIAGDHGRQIETEMNREGGAAGTVKLRREGPLVLLTTGAWNAAEAQRLVEGIHLRSEVTWNKPVPPEFHAEIRKTVSLLTSILVFCGLGALAAVILALFLGGGRAAIRVLQGKPAATEPEFLRIDLSGSAARIQTGDPKSTTRG from the coding sequence ATGGGTTTTTCTTCTCGGATGCGGGTAGTGGCGGCGGTTTTGCTGGCGTTTGCGATGGTGGGTGCGTCGGCGATTTCGCTGGAGGGACAGACGGCGAAGGTGATGCTTGCGGAGCCTCCTGCTCCGTTGCTGCCGGAGTCGCTGCGTGAAGGGCCGGACCATGAAGCGGGTAACGGCGTTCCGTCATGGAGCGGAGCCGATGGTCCGGTGCTGATAGAGGATGGGCTTCGGCGGTATGAGCGGGGCGGCCCGCAGATTCCGACGGCTGGCGGTGCGGCATCGGCCGGCACGATTACGGTTTATCAGTTTGAGGATGCGACGGGAGCGGCCGCGGCGTATGACTACCTCTACAGGAGTGCGCCCTATGTCGTGCGGAGTGGCGTGTCTGTGGTGGCCGCGAATCTGAAGGGTAGTTCGGCTTCGGCTGAGGCGCTGTTGCGGACGGTGGAGACTGGGCTGCCGAAGGTGGGAGGGCCTAAGGGGATGTCTCCGCTGCTGCCGACTTATCTGCCGACGAAGGGGTTGGAAAAAGGCTCGCAGCGTTATGCGCTTGGGCCGGTGGGTTACAAGGCGATGGGTGGGGTGTTGCCGCCGGAGATTGTTGGCTTCGATAAGGCTGCGGAGGTTGTGACGGCAAAGTATGAGGGGAAGGGCACGCTTACGATGCTGCTCTATCCGACGCCGCAGATTGCGGGCGACCACGGGCGGCAGATCGAGACGGAGATGAACCGGGAGGGTGGCGCGGCCGGAACTGTGAAGCTGAGGCGTGAGGGGCCGCTGGTGCTGCTGACGACCGGAGCCTGGAACGCGGCCGAGGCGCAGAGGTTGGTGGAGGGGATCCATCTGCGGAGCGAGGTGACGTGGAACAAGCCGGTGCCGCCGGAGTTCCATGCAGAGATCAGAAAGACTGTCAGCCTGCTGACCAGCATTCTAGTTTTCTGTGGACTGGGGGCTTTGGCCGCGGTAATTCTGGCATTGTTTCTGGGTGGCGGACGGGCTGCGATTAGGGTACTTCAGGGTAAGCCGGCGGCGACTGAGCCGGAGTTCCTTCGGATCGACCTGAGCGGAAGTGCGGCGCGGATTCAGACTGGGGATCCGAAGTCGACCACCCGGGGATGA
- a CDS encoding NmrA family NAD(P)-binding protein: MIVITTPTGNIGQQVLEKLLDSGETIRVIARDPSRLSARARERLEVVQGSHSDREVVDRAFEGADSVFWVVPPDFQANNVETRYLEFIRPACEAFKNREVKRVVAVSALGRGWPKPAGLVSASVAMDDLIASTGVSFRALTMPSFMDNFLRQVEPIKNLSMFYSPLSGDLKVPTCATRDIASVAAKLLLDSSWSGSGSVPILGPEDLSHNDMAQILSEVLEKPVRYQHIPFEAFKASLIKSGASESMATGMVDMMMAKNEGLDNMEPRTAESTTPTSFRQWCKEVLKPAVLR, encoded by the coding sequence ATGATCGTCATTACTACGCCTACAGGTAATATTGGCCAACAGGTCCTCGAGAAGCTTCTGGATAGCGGCGAGACAATCCGCGTGATTGCGCGCGATCCTTCCCGCTTGTCGGCGCGTGCACGCGAGCGGTTGGAAGTGGTGCAGGGATCGCATAGCGACAGAGAGGTCGTCGACCGGGCATTCGAAGGTGCTGATTCCGTGTTCTGGGTGGTCCCTCCGGACTTCCAGGCCAACAACGTCGAAACGCGATATCTGGAATTCATAAGGCCGGCGTGTGAGGCTTTCAAAAACCGAGAGGTGAAACGGGTTGTGGCAGTCTCAGCCCTGGGGCGCGGATGGCCTAAGCCTGCCGGGCTGGTGTCCGCGTCTGTAGCAATGGATGATCTGATTGCAAGCACAGGCGTGAGCTTTCGCGCACTGACAATGCCCTCGTTTATGGACAACTTTCTTCGCCAGGTTGAGCCGATCAAAAATCTGAGTATGTTCTACTCGCCGCTGTCCGGAGACCTGAAGGTTCCAACGTGCGCGACACGCGATATCGCGTCGGTTGCGGCGAAGCTGCTGCTCGATTCTTCGTGGAGCGGGAGTGGCAGTGTGCCGATACTTGGCCCTGAAGATCTGTCGCACAACGACATGGCGCAGATCCTCTCAGAGGTGCTGGAAAAACCGGTTCGTTATCAGCACATTCCGTTCGAGGCCTTCAAGGCAAGTCTGATCAAGTCCGGAGCGTCCGAGTCGATGGCCACAGGCATGGTGGACATGATGATGGCCAAGAATGAAGGTCTCGACAACATGGAACCGCGAACTGCGGAGTCCACCACACCCACCAGTTTTCGCCAGTGGTGCAAAGAGGTGTTGAAGCCTGCCGTTCTGCGCTAA
- the fliB gene encoding flagellin lysine-N-methylase codes for MRPETQKIQPLYGSAFHCIGTECEDSCCHGMSVLVDKKTYEGYQAFPEEKLGALVKQYVSILPVGATESLYAKIQPDASGRCPFLSAERLCGVQKEYGSELLSATCSTYPRALSSVEDELEVSLYLSCPQAARQLLLDADSTRAVGDASSGHFRMDQFSRLTSGDGPIHKPTRFFWEVRDLVVAMIQDRGRPLWQRVFLLGMLSKRLNELVSAQEDDAMPEILSSYWEIVKSGALRDKLEKVPAQPAVQLDVVLRLIDQRIRAGSCGQRFLECFDEFLQGIGYSAGSTSASDALHYVEAERKYCAPFFATHPHVLENYLLNYVYRTLFPFGREASAHITPQGIFDEYMLMVTQYALVYGLLVGMAGHAREAFGEEHVVRLVQSFSKTVEHSPSYLKEINQLIASRGLGDPEGIATLLRFPV; via the coding sequence ATGAGGCCGGAGACGCAGAAGATTCAACCGCTTTACGGGAGTGCCTTTCACTGTATCGGGACTGAGTGCGAGGACTCCTGTTGTCATGGCATGAGCGTTCTCGTGGACAAGAAGACGTATGAGGGGTATCAGGCGTTTCCGGAGGAGAAGCTGGGTGCTCTGGTGAAGCAGTATGTTTCGATTCTTCCTGTCGGAGCGACGGAGTCTCTTTACGCGAAGATTCAGCCGGATGCTTCGGGGCGCTGCCCGTTTCTTTCGGCGGAGCGGCTCTGTGGGGTGCAGAAGGAGTATGGTTCGGAGCTGCTGTCTGCTACTTGTTCCACTTATCCTCGTGCGTTGAGCAGTGTGGAGGATGAGCTTGAGGTTTCGCTCTACCTGTCTTGTCCGCAGGCGGCGCGGCAGCTGTTGCTCGATGCCGACTCGACGCGGGCAGTGGGAGATGCTAGTTCGGGTCACTTTCGAATGGATCAGTTTTCGCGGCTGACGAGTGGGGATGGGCCGATTCATAAACCGACGCGCTTCTTCTGGGAGGTTCGCGATCTGGTAGTGGCTATGATTCAGGATCGTGGGCGTCCGCTGTGGCAGCGGGTGTTTTTGCTGGGGATGCTGTCGAAGCGTCTGAACGAATTAGTGAGTGCGCAGGAAGATGATGCGATGCCGGAGATTCTGAGCAGCTATTGGGAGATTGTGAAATCGGGTGCGCTGCGCGACAAACTGGAGAAGGTGCCGGCGCAGCCTGCGGTGCAGCTCGATGTGGTGCTTCGGCTGATCGACCAGCGAATTCGTGCGGGCTCTTGTGGCCAACGTTTCCTGGAGTGCTTCGACGAGTTTTTGCAGGGCATCGGATATTCTGCGGGGTCGACTTCGGCAAGCGATGCGCTCCATTACGTGGAGGCGGAGCGAAAGTATTGCGCGCCGTTCTTTGCGACGCATCCTCATGTTCTGGAGAACTATCTGCTGAACTATGTCTACAGGACGCTGTTCCCGTTTGGCCGTGAGGCTAGCGCTCATATAACTCCGCAGGGAATTTTTGACGAGTACATGTTGATGGTGACCCAGTATGCGCTGGTCTACGGTCTGCTGGTCGGGATGGCGGGTCATGCGCGAGAGGCGTTTGGAGAGGAGCATGTTGTCAGGCTGGTGCAGTCGTTTTCGAAGACGGTGGAGCATAGCCCGAGTTATCTAAAGGAGATCAATCAATTGATTGCGAGCAGAGGGTTGGGAGATCCCGAGGGGATTGCGACTCTGTTGAGGTTTCCTGTCTGA
- a CDS encoding amidohydrolase family protein → MKTITLEEHFLTETYMRATAEYSVKTGMQFPDLQAKLLDLGAGRIAAMDEAGIDLQVMSLVAFGLEGLSAADGTAVARAVNDELAAAVKANPTRLAGFATLGMKDVGAAVKELERCVSVLGFRGVMVNGTVEGRFFDDARFLPFFEAAAALDVPVYLHPAPPPEPVREAYYTGLPGQLGMMLSIAGWGWHSETALHTLRLIVSGLFDKVPGLQLIIGHMGEGLPFALARSSGMLSGAAKLKQTVAEYFKTNIHLTTSGYFTLPPLKCALEVVGIERMMYSVDYPFSANTKGKDFLEKVAGVLSGAEMEMLVGGNAAKVLRLGE, encoded by the coding sequence ATGAAGACGATCACGCTGGAAGAACATTTTTTGACTGAGACTTATATGCGGGCGACGGCGGAGTATTCCGTGAAGACGGGGATGCAGTTTCCTGACTTGCAGGCGAAGCTGCTGGACCTGGGTGCGGGGCGGATCGCAGCGATGGATGAGGCTGGGATCGATCTGCAGGTAATGTCGCTGGTTGCGTTTGGGCTGGAGGGGTTGAGTGCGGCGGATGGGACGGCTGTGGCTCGGGCGGTGAATGATGAGCTGGCTGCGGCGGTGAAGGCGAATCCGACGAGGCTGGCTGGGTTCGCTACGTTGGGGATGAAGGATGTTGGCGCGGCGGTAAAGGAGCTGGAGCGGTGTGTTAGTGTCCTCGGGTTTCGTGGGGTGATGGTGAATGGGACGGTGGAAGGGCGGTTCTTCGACGATGCGCGGTTTCTGCCGTTCTTCGAGGCGGCGGCTGCGCTTGATGTGCCGGTGTATCTGCATCCGGCGCCTCCTCCTGAGCCAGTGCGGGAGGCTTACTACACTGGGTTGCCCGGACAGCTGGGAATGATGCTGTCGATTGCGGGTTGGGGATGGCACTCGGAGACGGCTCTGCATACGCTACGGCTGATTGTGTCGGGGCTGTTTGATAAGGTGCCGGGATTGCAGTTAATTATTGGGCATATGGGGGAGGGGTTGCCGTTTGCGCTGGCTCGGTCGAGTGGGATGCTGTCGGGGGCGGCGAAGCTGAAGCAGACGGTGGCGGAGTACTTCAAGACGAATATTCATCTGACGACGAGTGGGTATTTCACGCTGCCACCGCTGAAGTGTGCGCTGGAGGTAGTGGGGATTGAGCGGATGATGTATTCGGTGGATTATCCGTTTAGTGCGAATACGAAGGGGAAGGATTTCTTGGAGAAGGTGGCGGGGGTGTTGTCTGGGGCGGAGATGGAGATGTTGGTGGGAGGGAACGCGGCGAAGGTGCTGCGCTTGGGTGAGTGA
- a CDS encoding DUF6869 domain-containing protein has protein sequence MTEEDLNKLADAWIRYYHAPKNSKAYEETVWATEEELDLLFDGKSEELWQVILKVHERDQSIAIRQVLSAGTIENLLSHFGELYIERVEEKARQDPAFAKVLGGVWQDQMSDEIWSRLQAVWDRRGWDGIPE, from the coding sequence GTGACTGAAGAAGACCTGAACAAACTCGCTGATGCCTGGATTCGCTACTACCACGCGCCCAAGAACTCGAAGGCGTATGAGGAGACCGTTTGGGCGACAGAAGAAGAATTGGATTTGTTATTCGACGGGAAGAGTGAAGAACTGTGGCAAGTCATTCTGAAGGTTCACGAACGCGATCAGTCGATCGCTATTCGTCAGGTCCTTTCGGCAGGAACTATTGAGAATCTCCTATCTCACTTCGGCGAACTCTATATAGAGCGCGTTGAAGAAAAAGCCCGTCAGGATCCTGCATTTGCGAAAGTGCTCGGCGGTGTCTGGCAAGATCAGATGTCAGACGAGATCTGGTCCAGATTACAAGCAGTCTGGGATCGCAGAGGCTGGGACGGGATACCGGAATAG